A region from the Pararge aegeria chromosome Z, ilParAegt1.1, whole genome shotgun sequence genome encodes:
- the LOC120636330 gene encoding glutenin, high molecular weight subunit PW212-like, translating to MSEPEQNGRKDQDPVDNPPDAPNVKAEAAQGEQAEQAERSAKAAQVERAAERVQGDQATQRAQGEQAEQAERSTKAAQGEQAAERVQGDQATQRAQGEQAEQAERSTKATQGEQAAERVQGDQATQRAQGEQAEQAERSTKAAQGEQAAERVQGDQATQRAQGEQAEKAERNTKAAQGEQAAERVQGDQATQRAQGEQAEQAERSTKAAQGEQAAERVQGDQATQRAQGEQAEQAERSTKAAQGEQAAERVQGDQATQRAQGEQNDQAERSTKAAQGEQAAERVQGDQATQRAQGEQAEQAERSTKAAQGEQAAERVQGDQATQRAQGEQAEKAERSSKAAQGEQAAERVQGDQATQRAQGEQAEQAERSSKAAQAEQAAERVQGDQATQRAQGEQAEQAERSTKAAQGEQAAERVQGDQATQRAQGEQAEKAERNTKAAQGEQAAERVQGDQATQRAQGEQAEQAERSAKAAQGEQAAERVQGDQATQSAQGEQAAQSPQGEHDLQSTQAAQSVQGEQAALSALDVDSARGAQAVKENSENLLRCPACCLLGILEAQAREEAEATQALQAEQKAQAAKSAQEPMGAQEAQSTPKAQGAQAATDFNNLMTCPSCRKLRPAQKTQKAQEAQVIKEAKATPGAQAASEAQAAKEAQAIRVAQAIRVAQCIRSAQATHHTKPVHPVQAVQRVQSVRGTQAVQGAQAAQRAQAAHGAQAAHGAQDAWRAMAAQGERIAQGAQAVQRAQAAWRAQAAWGAMTAQEAWAAQEARAAQEARDAHAAWRAQAAWGARPLCPHAAWGAQAAWGPQAAWGPQAAWGPQAAWGPQAAWGAQAAWGAQAAWGARAAWGAIAAQGARVARGAQAAWGAMAALGAQAAMGVQAAYGAQPAFIRLNIQMREDSDDSDNESLMDSSRSASDDEFNGYPDLNNPEFLQNMQPRPESQADYAAPRPQQQQQVPQGYYK from the exons ATGAGCGAACCAGAGCAAAACGGACGGAAGGATCAGGATCCTGTGGAc AACCCCCCTGATGCCCCTAATGTTAAGGCAGAGGCCGCACAGGGCGAACAGGCCGAACAGGCTGAACGGAGCGCAAAGGCCGCACAGGTCGAACGGGCCGCAGAGAGAGTACAGGGTGATCAGGCTACACAGAGAGCACAGGGCGAACAGGCCGAACAGGCTGAACGGAGCACAAAGGCCGCACAGGGCGAACAGGCCGCAGAGAGAGTACAGGGTGATCAGGCTACACAGAGAGCACAGGGCGAACAGGCCGAACAGGCTGAACGGAGCACAAAGGCCACACAGGGCGAACAGGCCGCAGAGAGAGTACAGGGTGATCAGGCTACACAGAGAGCACAGGGCGAACAGGCCGAACAGGCTGAACGGAGCACAAAGGCCGCACAGGGCGAACAGGCCGCAGAGAGAGTACAGGGTGATCAGGCTACACAGAGAGCACAGGGCGAACAGGCCGAAAAGGCTGAACGGAACACAAAGGCCGCACAGGGCGAACAGGCCGCAGAGAGAGTACAGGGTGATCAGGCTACACAGAGAGCACAGGGCGAACAGGCCGAACAGGCTGAACGGAGCACAAAGGCCGCACAGGGCGAACAGGCCGCAGAGAGAGTACAGGGTGATCAGGCTACACAGAGAGCACAGGGCGAACAGGCCGAGCAGGCTGAACGGAGCACAAAGGCGGCACAGGGCGAACAGGCCGCAGAGAGAGTACAGGGTGATCAGGCTACACAGAGAGCACAGGGCGAACAGAACGATCAGGCTGAACGGAGCACAAAGGCCGCACAGGGCGAACAGGCCGCAGAGAGAGTACAGGGTGATCAGGCTACACAGAGAGCACAGGGCGAACAGGCCGAACAGGCTGAACGGAGCACAAAGGCCGCACAGGGCGAACAGGCCGCAGAAAGAGTACAGGGTGATCAGGCTACACAGAGAGCACAGGGCGAACAGGCCGAGAAGGCTGAACGGAGCTCAAAGGCCGCACAGGGCGAACAGGCCGCAGAGAGAGTACAGGGTGATCAGGCTACACAGAGAGCACAGGGCGAACAGGCCGAGCAGGCTGAACGGAGCTCAAAGGCCGCACAGGCCGAACAGGCCGCAGAGAGAGTACAGGGTGATCAGGCTACACAGAGAGCACAGGGCGAACAGGCCGAACAGGCTGAACGGAGCACAAAGGCCGCACAGGGCGAACAGGCCGCAGAGAGAGTACAGGGTGATCAGGCTACACAGAGAGCACAGGGCGAACAGGCCGAAAAGGCTGAACGGAACACAAAGGCCGCACAGGGCGAACAGGCCGCAGAGAGAGTACAGGGTGATCAGGCTACACAGAGAGCACAGGGCGAACAGGCCGAGCAAGCTGAACGGAGCGCAAAAGCCGCACAAGGCGAACAGGCCGCAGAGAGAGTACAGGGTGATCAGGCTACACAGAGCGCACAAGGCGAACAGGCTGCACAAAGCCCACAGGGCGAACATGATTTACAGAGTACACAGGCCGCACAGAGCGTGCAGGGCGAACAGGCTGCACTGAGTGCACTGGACGTGGACAGTGCACGGGGAGCACAAGCCGTTAAAGAAAATTCTGAGAACCTTCTGAGGTGTCCTGCATGCTGTTTGCTTGGCATACTAGAAGCACAGGCCAGAGAGGAAGCAGAGGCCACACAAGCATTGCAGGCTGAACAGAAAGCACAGGCCGCAAAGAGCGCACAGGAACCTATGGGCGCACAGGAAGCACAGAGTACACCGAAAGCGCAGGGCGCACAGgccgcaacggattttaataaccTGATGACATGTCCTTCATGTCGTAAGTTGCGACCCGCACAGAAAACACAGAAAGCACAGGAAGCACAAGTCATAAAGGAAGCAAAGGCTACACCGGGCGCACAAGCTGCATCAGAAGCACAGGCCGCAAAAGAAGCACAGGCCATACGGGTAGCACAGGCCATACGGGTAGCACAGTGCATACGGAGCGCACAAGCTACACACCACACCAAGCCTGTACACCCTGTACAGGCTGTACAGAGAGTACAAAGTGTACGGGGAACTCAGGCCGTGCAGGGAGCACAGGCTGCACAAAGAGCACAGGCTGCACACGGAGCACAGGCTGCACACGGAGCACAGGACGCATGGCGAGCAATGGCTGCACAGGGTGAACGGATCGCACAGGGAGCACAGGCAGTACAGAGAGCACAGGCCGCATGGAGAGCTCAGGCCGCATGGGGTGCAATGACCGCACAGGAAGCATGGGCCGCACAGGAAGCGCGGGCCGCTCAGGAAGCACGGGACGCACATGCCGCATGGAGAGCACAGGCTGCATGGGGAGCACGGCCACTATGTCCACATGCTGCATGGGGAGCGCAGGCGGCATGGGGACCGCAGGCGGCATGGGGACCGCAGGCGGCATGGGGACCGCAGGCGGCATGGGGACCGCAGGCGGCATGGGGAGCACAGGCGGCATGGGGAGCACAGGCGGCATGGGGAGCACGGGCCGCATGGGGAGCGATTGCCGCACAGGGAGCACGGGTCGCACGGGGAGCACAGGCTGCATGGGGAGCAATGGCCGCACTGGGAGCACAGGCCGCAATGGGAGTACAGGCGGCATACGGAGCACAACCCGCATTCATACGTTTAAATATCCAAATGAG